In Synechococcus sp. PCC 6312, one genomic interval encodes:
- a CDS encoding glycosyltransferase, which produces MVNCLNLGCGYNFHPDWVNVDFTVTGTGVIAHDLKQGIPFADQSFDLVYHSHVLEHFPKALADNFIKECYRVLRPGGVIRIVVPDLEQITRQYLNCLELGLNTVAAAHGAESEIIAAEYDWVMLELLDQAVRHYSGGDMISYLTNLSPEGEQFVLSRIGREGQELINQIKKGKPVVELNDPSSPLDVGQFRLGGEPHLWMYDQYSLGRLLRQAQFESVCQKSANDSYFQNFKEYHLDIEINGEVKKPDSLFMEAIKPRQNGWEQIIFNAQENSPKIIHLSTFDIQGGAAKAGYRLHQALLGSGHRSLMIVKEKLSDDPTVLQINQPSDLDCYTQSLLAIQTHGINTHRTSISNTLFSLPYPGLDLSQLPEIQDADVINLHWVSYGFLSLTSINQLLQLNKPIIWTLHDMSAFTGGCHYSAGCRGYEETCSNCPQLSSEWSELATLTLQDKIELLNSKNLTIITPSQWLYQCATASQVFRHQTIKQIPYSISIDIFKPEKKSIAKQKLGIRPEVCTLLFVAHNRDEIRKGFAHLIQALKYCLDDDLFWTKYNQQEIKLVCLGAGESDWQVPGLEITFLKYEEDENTISQVYSASDLLLLSSLEDNLPNTVLEAMGCGTPVLAYEVGGIPDMVEHTTNGYLVTLGNTREFAETIIDFINTFFFNTNSIVTMGLNARKTIEDKFTASLQAKQYLKVYQELLNNNSSKNNICESKNKKSSLSLHIPRFEQTLGNNFQAAFNQFSVQSLHTKLMEIEIKTELNLKSTQNNLEQAQIALSHLQTAHNICQADLSATQAAMIKLESDLNQTNLELEHLKILIAEMETSKFWKARIAWFKLKEIFKIN; this is translated from the coding sequence ATGGTGAACTGTCTTAACTTGGGATGTGGCTATAACTTTCATCCAGACTGGGTAAATGTTGATTTTACAGTCACTGGGACGGGAGTAATTGCCCATGATTTGAAACAAGGAATTCCCTTTGCTGATCAAAGCTTTGACTTAGTTTATCATTCCCATGTTTTAGAGCATTTTCCGAAGGCTTTGGCCGACAATTTTATCAAGGAATGCTATCGTGTTCTCCGGCCTGGTGGCGTTATTCGAATTGTTGTTCCAGACCTCGAACAAATTACTCGTCAATACTTAAACTGTTTGGAATTAGGCCTCAATACAGTTGCTGCTGCTCATGGGGCAGAATCAGAAATTATTGCGGCTGAATATGATTGGGTCATGCTAGAGCTATTGGATCAAGCGGTTCGTCATTATTCTGGAGGAGACATGATTTCCTACCTCACTAATTTAAGCCCTGAAGGAGAACAATTTGTTTTAAGCCGAATTGGGAGGGAAGGCCAAGAATTAATTAACCAGATCAAAAAGGGGAAACCTGTCGTTGAATTAAATGATCCTAGCTCTCCTTTGGATGTAGGTCAATTTCGGTTAGGGGGCGAACCGCATCTTTGGATGTATGATCAATACTCATTAGGGCGATTACTTAGGCAGGCTCAGTTTGAGTCCGTCTGTCAAAAATCCGCAAATGATTCATATTTTCAAAATTTCAAGGAATATCACCTAGACATTGAAATAAATGGTGAAGTAAAAAAGCCGGACTCTTTATTTATGGAAGCTATTAAGCCACGGCAAAATGGATGGGAGCAAATTATATTTAACGCGCAGGAAAATTCTCCGAAGATTATTCACCTGAGTACTTTCGACATTCAAGGTGGTGCAGCCAAGGCTGGTTATCGTTTACACCAGGCCCTACTTGGTTCAGGACATCGTTCTTTAATGATTGTGAAGGAAAAGCTGTCTGATGATCCAACTGTCTTGCAGATTAATCAGCCCTCGGACTTAGATTGCTATACTCAAAGCTTACTAGCAATTCAAACACACGGGATTAATACACACCGCACTTCAATTTCAAACACATTGTTTTCCCTTCCCTACCCAGGCCTAGATCTGAGTCAACTGCCAGAGATTCAAGATGCTGATGTGATTAACCTGCATTGGGTTTCCTATGGTTTCTTATCTCTAACATCTATTAATCAATTACTTCAACTCAACAAGCCAATCATTTGGACGTTGCATGATATGTCAGCGTTTACTGGTGGATGCCACTATAGTGCTGGATGTCGGGGCTATGAGGAAACCTGCAGCAATTGTCCTCAACTGAGTTCCGAATGGTCTGAATTGGCAACTTTAACTCTTCAAGACAAGATTGAACTCCTGAATTCAAAAAATCTCACGATTATTACCCCCAGTCAATGGCTATATCAATGTGCAACTGCTAGTCAGGTCTTCAGGCATCAAACTATTAAGCAAATACCTTATTCTATTTCCATAGATATTTTTAAACCAGAGAAAAAATCTATTGCTAAGCAAAAACTAGGTATTCGTCCAGAAGTCTGTACCCTTCTCTTTGTTGCGCACAATCGAGATGAAATTCGTAAGGGCTTTGCTCATCTCATCCAGGCTCTAAAATATTGTTTAGATGATGATTTATTTTGGACTAAATACAATCAACAAGAAATAAAGTTAGTTTGCCTAGGAGCTGGTGAATCTGATTGGCAAGTACCCGGCTTGGAAATAACTTTTTTAAAATATGAAGAAGATGAAAATACTATAAGCCAAGTGTATAGTGCAAGTGATCTATTACTTCTTTCTTCCCTAGAGGACAACTTGCCTAATACAGTTCTAGAGGCCATGGGCTGTGGTACACCTGTGTTGGCCTATGAGGTCGGTGGTATCCCTGATATGGTTGAGCACACAACCAATGGATATCTAGTGACCCTTGGCAACACCAGGGAATTTGCTGAAACGATTATAGACTTTATTAACACATTTTTCTTTAATACTAATTCTATTGTAACAATGGGACTGAATGCTCGAAAAACAATTGAAGATAAATTTACAGCATCTTTACAAGCAAAACAATATCTAAAGGTGTATCAAGAATTGTTAAATAACAATAGTTCTAAAAATAATATATGTGAGAGTAAAAATAAGAAAAGCTCATTATCCCTGCATATCCCAAGATTTGAACAGACTCTAGGAAATAATTTTCAAGCGGCTTTCAATCAATTCTCAGTCCAGTCTCTACATACAAAATTAATGGAAATAGAGATAAAAACAGAGTTAAACCTTAAATCTACTCAAAACAATCTGGAACAGGCACAGATTGCACTCTCTCATCTACAAACAGCGCATAACATTTGCCAGGCTGATCTAAGCGCAACTCAAGCAGCAATGATAAAACTAGAATCCGACTTAAATCAGACCAATCTAGAACTAGAGCATCTGAAAATTCTCATCGCTGAGATGGAAACAAGTAAATTTTGGAAGGCTAGGATAGCTTGGTTTAAACTTAAAGAGATTTTTAAGATCAATTAA
- a CDS encoding bifunctional 2-polyprenyl-6-hydroxyphenol methylase/3-demethylubiquinol 3-O-methyltransferase UbiG codes for MIYSPLTGSDQVRRLQTFQVEELIQAWQDTFQIDISLEFKSYQNIYLYECLETKLQFFYPFDIEGSGKLYAQLMGFTWYYMSDKWEYQLAFQDIQRQQRILEVGSGFGRFIQAAQDQRFNIQGIELNPDAIQSAQAQGLPISSATLAELLEQGEMFDCICSFQVLEHIANAKKFLTECLSLLHPDGTLLLGLPNRESFLQYQYNLLDMPPHHMSRWSLTSCQALEHLFPLRLERVEFEPLAAYHVEGYLESYTNYYQASNHIGKWWLNSWTQSIAAKILKVGLRHRLKGQSFYVKYRKLATPQADDPSSIEMRN; via the coding sequence ATGATTTATAGTCCTTTAACGGGTTCTGATCAAGTTAGGCGACTCCAAACATTTCAGGTCGAAGAACTCATCCAGGCCTGGCAAGACACCTTTCAAATTGATATCTCTCTTGAGTTTAAAAGTTATCAAAATATTTATTTATATGAATGCTTAGAAACAAAGCTACAGTTCTTCTATCCTTTTGACATTGAAGGATCAGGAAAGCTTTATGCTCAGTTAATGGGTTTTACCTGGTATTACATGAGTGACAAATGGGAGTATCAGTTGGCATTCCAAGATATCCAACGACAGCAACGAATCTTAGAGGTGGGTAGTGGCTTTGGTCGTTTTATCCAGGCCGCTCAGGATCAAAGATTTAATATTCAAGGCATTGAACTTAATCCTGATGCAATTCAATCAGCCCAGGCCCAAGGACTCCCGATCAGTTCGGCTACACTTGCAGAGTTGTTAGAGCAAGGAGAAATGTTTGATTGCATTTGTAGTTTTCAAGTGTTAGAACATATTGCTAATGCCAAAAAATTCTTGACAGAGTGTTTGTCGCTTTTGCATCCCGATGGCACTCTTCTGTTGGGATTACCGAATCGTGAAAGCTTTCTCCAGTATCAATATAATCTTTTAGATATGCCTCCTCATCATATGTCGCGCTGGTCACTAACCAGTTGTCAGGCCTTAGAACATCTATTTCCGCTCAGACTAGAACGAGTTGAGTTTGAACCACTAGCAGCATATCATGTAGAAGGATATTTAGAAAGTTACACTAATTACTATCAGGCTTCAAATCATATTGGCAAGTGGTGGCTTAACTCTTGGACTCAATCAATAGCAGCTAAAATCCTCAAGGTTGGTTTAAGACATCGATTAAAAGGACAAAGTTTTTATGTCAAATATCGTAAATTAGCCACTCCCCAGGCTGATGATCCTTCATCAATTGAAATGAGAAATTAA